A region of Acinetobacter sp. WCHA45 DNA encodes the following proteins:
- a CDS encoding site-specific integrase, with the protein MQKIKELIKPQLDDLFVDIHKMVKKSLDRQPSPPEVLTKEMQQKLDQQIAEKWHDIKDSVDCLSQKLSRDEQSKLMQFTEDEFNKRRKQFNQNVDKKSYRIKLNPHTKRIVLPRKIESTESRLEQGHLHIHVLKELRQYWQDSFEYWNEPKYLWGNLCLSFIYISGCADEQHLIAIQKQLQEAIELGTDLNCFRLYHSDYKKITNPLLLHYRVENSQYGNDVEQGKLYQWKHVFFNPYAQFILQYLKKLKATQKEFCLQHSVEDCILESLSKIGRKKSLGDLQYQIKRRGFRAFNDVQMVLEFNPNLSIDIFLSNVLQQEINTVALRPSEFRLLWNNDYNQVTEPDNRPIHFEQEQLLPEVPTVQSKLQTIPYELMLFGQKKRKGQKVERLDKKRNKEERTLRFWQETRRVLEEKIVDANTEEKSLIDAQLRLIHWLMHLKKRGLQLSTIESYLGSFGKEFIFEIWLNKLDLKQQSIDDYEDLYRQLLKYSSERDEKAVQRDSVKGKTSRKMHQSAEYRFGRLKDFHQFCIENYDAPGVLVLQNSSFKHLQICNARLVSPLLFGKLLEKLENLSQEPTASEWVDHLSCLKLMYLLSYRTGLRLNEVRCLKIQDIICPELLYKEKENTVFNNITLHIQDNSYRRLKTRSANRQIPLKIALSEHEFLVVQRYIQHRYEQYLVNQQDDQLFSVNHRVLTDQCISKITVDLFSQILGMHHGFSFHTLRHSAANYLAITLLGSKEMIKTYTDCPWVKAKKMRDLLFGMKARAQEEIIQHKWQVLASWMGHSSIEQTASNYLHVLDLLAVDRIYNSPCIISKKVLEQCFGPVKSSTEYINLNRYTQQQKWFDSYHQQTQPFTMVGQQEKKFSIENSTLTPYQRLINFRDARSKDPQAQVWLQRCQLMCTKWMSPQKFNLKVENIEGEIIDEGWFEDLHNKARKLSRSNERNTFLDLYDQEENRPDIYQRKNKIDALKILLHFGKLRKNFLHFVCRDQDDEQRIRSFIAGMKPILGEELNLGIQNYPVNMNAPERRVQFSFQRIDSNKNVTVLVLFNLMLKIMQEDELWIK; encoded by the coding sequence ACCACAACTAGATGATCTATTTGTTGATATTCATAAAATGGTGAAAAAGTCGCTAGATAGACAGCCTTCTCCACCTGAAGTATTGACGAAAGAAATGCAGCAAAAACTTGATCAGCAGATCGCTGAAAAATGGCATGACATTAAAGATAGTGTTGATTGTTTGAGTCAAAAGTTGAGCCGAGACGAACAATCAAAACTGATGCAATTTACTGAAGATGAATTTAATAAAAGAAGGAAGCAATTCAACCAGAATGTAGATAAAAAATCATACAGAATTAAGCTAAATCCACATACTAAACGGATCGTACTGCCTAGAAAAATTGAGAGTACAGAGTCACGGTTAGAACAGGGGCATCTACATATCCATGTACTTAAGGAATTAAGGCAGTATTGGCAAGATTCATTTGAATATTGGAATGAACCAAAGTACTTATGGGGAAATTTATGCTTAAGTTTTATATATATTTCAGGCTGTGCAGATGAACAGCATTTGATTGCTATTCAGAAGCAATTGCAGGAGGCCATTGAGCTTGGTACAGATCTGAATTGTTTTCGGTTATACCATTCGGACTACAAAAAAATCACTAATCCATTGTTACTACATTATCGTGTTGAAAACTCTCAATATGGCAACGATGTAGAACAGGGAAAGTTGTACCAATGGAAACATGTTTTTTTTAACCCATATGCGCAGTTCATTTTGCAATATTTAAAAAAGTTGAAAGCTACTCAGAAAGAATTTTGTCTGCAACATTCAGTTGAAGATTGTATTTTAGAAAGCTTGAGTAAGATAGGCAGGAAAAAAAGTCTTGGGGATCTGCAATATCAAATTAAACGCCGTGGATTTCGTGCATTTAATGATGTGCAAATGGTACTCGAATTTAATCCAAACCTCAGCATAGATATATTTTTGAGTAATGTGCTTCAGCAAGAGATTAATACTGTTGCTTTAAGGCCATCCGAATTTAGATTGCTGTGGAATAATGATTACAATCAAGTCACAGAACCAGATAATCGCCCTATTCATTTTGAACAAGAGCAGTTACTTCCTGAAGTTCCGACTGTTCAAAGCAAATTACAAACGATTCCGTATGAGTTGATGTTGTTTGGTCAAAAGAAACGTAAAGGTCAAAAAGTTGAGCGTTTAGATAAAAAGAGGAATAAAGAAGAACGCACGCTACGTTTTTGGCAAGAAACTAGAAGGGTGTTAGAGGAGAAGATAGTTGATGCTAATACGGAGGAAAAGTCTTTAATTGATGCTCAACTACGCTTAATTCACTGGTTAATGCATTTAAAAAAACGAGGGCTTCAATTATCAACTATTGAAAGCTACTTAGGATCGTTTGGCAAAGAATTTATATTTGAGATTTGGCTCAATAAATTAGATTTAAAGCAACAATCCATAGATGACTATGAGGATTTATATCGGCAGCTATTGAAATACAGCAGTGAACGTGATGAAAAAGCAGTTCAACGAGATTCGGTGAAAGGAAAAACCTCTCGTAAGATGCACCAAAGCGCAGAATACCGTTTTGGTCGCCTAAAAGATTTTCATCAATTCTGTATAGAGAATTATGATGCTCCAGGGGTATTGGTGTTACAGAATTCAAGTTTTAAGCATTTACAAATTTGCAATGCACGGCTAGTGAGTCCTTTGCTATTTGGCAAATTATTGGAAAAACTAGAAAATTTAAGTCAAGAGCCAACGGCATCAGAGTGGGTCGATCATCTGAGTTGTTTAAAGCTGATGTATTTACTAAGTTATAGAACTGGACTTCGATTAAATGAAGTTCGTTGTCTTAAAATACAAGATATTATTTGCCCAGAGCTACTTTATAAAGAAAAAGAAAATACAGTTTTTAATAATATCACGCTTCATATCCAAGACAATTCATATCGCCGTCTGAAAACGCGAAGTGCGAATCGTCAAATACCATTGAAAATTGCATTGTCAGAACATGAGTTTTTAGTAGTACAACGTTACATACAACATCGTTATGAGCAATATTTGGTTAATCAGCAGGATGATCAACTTTTTAGTGTGAATCATCGTGTATTAACTGATCAATGTATCAGCAAAATTACAGTAGATTTGTTTAGTCAAATATTAGGTATGCATCATGGCTTTAGTTTTCATACATTACGCCACAGTGCTGCTAACTATCTAGCAATAACTTTGCTCGGTTCAAAAGAAATGATCAAGACCTACACAGATTGTCCTTGGGTAAAAGCAAAAAAGATGAGGGATTTATTGTTTGGTATGAAAGCACGTGCTCAAGAAGAGATTATTCAACATAAATGGCAGGTGCTCGCCTCTTGGATGGGGCATAGCAGTATTGAGCAAACGGCTTCAAATTACCTTCATGTTTTGGATTTATTAGCAGTCGATCGAATTTATAATTCGCCGTGTATCATTTCAAAAAAAGTATTAGAACAGTGTTTTGGTCCAGTGAAGTCAAGTACAGAGTACATAAACTTAAATCGTTATACTCAGCAGCAGAAATGGTTTGATTCTTATCATCAGCAAACACAGCCATTCACAATGGTTGGCCAACAAGAGAAGAAGTTTAGTATCGAGAATAGTACTCTGACACCTTATCAACGTTTGATAAATTTTAGAGATGCCCGTAGCAAAGATCCCCAAGCTCAAGTATGGCTGCAGCGATGTCAATTGATGTGCACTAAATGGATGAGCCCCCAAAAATTTAACTTAAAAGTTGAAAATATTGAGGGAGAGATTATAGATGAAGGTTGGTTTGAGGATCTTCACAATAAAGCCAGGAAATTGTCTCGTTCTAATGAACGCAATACCTTCCTTGATTTGTACGATCAAGAAGAGAATAGGCCTGACATATATCAAAGAAAGAACAAGATTGATGCTCTAAAAATATTATTACACTTTGGTAAGTTACGTAAGAATTTTTTGCATTTTGTATGTCGAGATCAAGACGATGAGCAACGAATTAGAAGTTTTATTGCTGGAATGAAGCCAATATTAGGAGAAGAGCTAAATTTAGGTATACAAAATTATCCAGTTAATATGAATGCACCTGAGCGAAGAGTTCAATTCAGTTTTCAAAGAATAGACTCTAATAAAAATGTGACAGTTCTGGTTTTATTTAATCTAATGTTAAAAATCATGCAGGAAGATGAGCTTTGGATTAAATAG
- a CDS encoding DUF4011 domain-containing protein — protein sequence MLEDENNQQLDPKYSLQVDCASALNFVLQQNSVPLIRQILISSTETISGSRIVIRSNPDYFKEHTINIANLEGNQFLALDKPKLVFDIKLLQELPENLKGSIEILWLNEKEEILAEQRAEIDLLTIDTWGGERQPIELLASFSQPNASALSPILVKASEILKAKELGSLSGYQERDRDSVLSQLNALWESLLQQDIHYIVNPASFVKSGQRIRLAKQIFDEKLACCLDTTILLSALAEQIGLDTLLIIEEGHSYLGVWLNETPNVDLIIDDIQALRKRYDLGEVVFIETTLLTQQVKFASALETAKQYIKDESRQHKFYLAIDVRQSRLRGIKPISSYQDKKNHLDETEIEWAPASIPVYDVERPVESKATRVDRWLRRLLDLSLRNKLLNFKDNRYSIPLQCSELTLGKLEDALANQEGFLFKGIDSISLKDVQRDNESQHINQYVDDSLSRKLLFSPLDTPLLEKRLIEVYRASRTALEEGGANTLFLAIGFLEWKESERSKRTFKAPLLLIPVQITRETAKTGYRLYMYDDEPRFNSTLLQLLRQDFELDISGLNPLPADDSGIDVNQVLHIVRKAIVNIPGWEVKAEAAIGQFSFSKYLMWLDLSTRMDQLKNQSVVNHLIESPREPFIKQDDFPQPAQLDQRYQPQQFFTPLSSDSSQLAAVMSAALGRTFVLSGPPGTGKSQTITNMISQCLADGKSVLFVSEKMAALEVVYRRLTQIGLSELCLQLHSSKAQKMQVLDQLRERAQKNNDPYFLSAQLKTTEWQKLSDKLIQSRDELNQHVNNLHTVHAIGWSLYAAMSDELCYRDTPHLRFPEIEISTLTSEKRELLNKTVTQAVSLRQLVNENAKDVLDGFAEGLSEPIWNLAWQEQYQLLQDQLVGQIQQLQKSISAWQQVFGFSEKQNLSQVNQDVAIFKAISNLVQQTDLKLLNAIKDIDLKTITQTKHLTQDLKQQRSSLVGKYQSQIYQADLSQIGFKWREAESKMFPFSWFAKFQLRNLVKTYQDSTQRPTALAVAHDLPILQHIQSQQLQFTECEKLLASKLGSYWQGEDSAWQSFEAIHNQWQEIKQIVALSITDQATLLKAVEFSKNHTLDELTQNIAQVENTFRQLLNDHVLKSDTAITSYSDIDFNKIIERQQQLQQHSSSWRHWLNWQAIKSQLIQHGLKPLAFELLNAPLNVDDALKRLNINLARHWITHQFSQHPELNQFNSQQHEQKIMSFAQQDKEHQLSASQEIIHRWNNIFIEQNHYKGQWTVLNKELGKKRRHIPVRELMRQIPDVLVGLKPCLLMSPLSVAQYLDTEAKFDVVIFDEASQIPVWDAIGALARGKQSIVVGDNKQMPPTSFFGKGDSEEEVDEEVTEDLESILDECLAAQLPELALNWHYRSRYESLIQFSNQKYYKGGLFTFPAPVAKDTAVKLHVVEGVYDKGDTRTNSNEAKAIVEFIIQHLQSQLGQENPLTLGVVTFNMTQQKLIEDLLDNELANHPELETLSKSGIEPLFVKNLENVQGDERDIIVFSITYAEDRDGRLSMNFGALNRQGGQRRLNVAITRARQGLHVFSALSPEEINLARTNSEGVRDLKDFLVFARSGQLHLNYADQSKQQAKKEFLQYLQTKLQEQGWSVDLGIGQGDSCVDIAIKDNLNSGSYLAGIIVDGENYAKAATARDRDQLRPTVLNGLGWQVLSVWTVDWWLDPEQNLAKLVKELDEIKINQQVA from the coding sequence ATGCTAGAAGATGAAAATAACCAACAACTTGATCCAAAATATTCATTGCAGGTTGATTGTGCTTCAGCTTTGAATTTTGTTTTACAGCAAAATTCAGTTCCTCTGATTCGACAAATCCTAATCTCTTCAACTGAAACGATTTCTGGTTCTCGAATCGTTATTCGTTCTAATCCTGATTATTTCAAAGAACACACTATCAATATTGCGAACTTGGAAGGCAATCAATTCTTGGCTCTTGATAAGCCAAAATTAGTTTTTGATATCAAACTATTGCAGGAGTTACCTGAGAATCTTAAAGGCAGTATTGAAATCCTTTGGTTGAATGAAAAGGAAGAGATACTGGCAGAGCAGCGGGCAGAGATTGATTTATTAACCATTGATACTTGGGGTGGGGAACGCCAACCCATAGAATTATTGGCGAGTTTTTCACAACCCAATGCTTCAGCACTCAGCCCAATTTTGGTTAAGGCCAGTGAAATTTTAAAAGCAAAAGAACTAGGTTCATTAAGTGGTTATCAAGAGCGAGATAGAGATTCTGTGCTATCTCAACTGAATGCCTTATGGGAGTCTTTATTACAACAAGATATTCATTATATTGTTAACCCAGCAAGCTTTGTTAAATCGGGCCAAAGAATACGTTTGGCAAAGCAGATTTTTGACGAGAAGTTAGCATGTTGTTTAGACACGACAATACTTTTAAGTGCCTTGGCTGAACAAATAGGCTTAGATACTTTACTTATTATTGAAGAAGGACATTCGTATCTTGGGGTTTGGTTAAATGAGACGCCAAATGTTGACTTGATCATTGATGATATTCAAGCATTAAGAAAGCGTTATGATTTGGGTGAAGTTGTTTTTATAGAAACAACGCTGCTCACACAACAAGTAAAGTTTGCATCCGCACTTGAAACAGCAAAACAGTACATTAAAGATGAATCCCGCCAGCATAAGTTCTATCTTGCGATTGATGTTCGCCAGTCCCGGTTGCGTGGCATTAAACCAATTTCCTCATATCAGGATAAGAAAAATCATCTGGATGAAACAGAAATTGAATGGGCGCCTGCATCTATTCCTGTATATGATGTTGAACGTCCTGTAGAAAGTAAAGCCACGCGGGTTGACCGCTGGTTGCGCCGTTTGCTTGATCTAAGTCTCCGTAACAAGCTCTTAAACTTTAAGGACAATCGTTACAGCATACCCTTACAATGTTCTGAGTTAACACTGGGGAAACTTGAAGATGCATTGGCGAACCAAGAGGGTTTCTTATTTAAGGGGATTGATAGCATCTCGCTAAAAGATGTCCAGCGTGACAATGAAAGCCAACATATCAATCAATATGTTGATGATAGCCTGTCCAGAAAACTATTGTTTAGTCCACTTGATACACCCTTACTGGAAAAGCGCCTAATTGAGGTTTACCGTGCCTCACGTACTGCTTTAGAAGAGGGAGGAGCGAATACACTATTTCTTGCTATTGGCTTTCTGGAATGGAAAGAGTCAGAGCGTTCAAAACGCACTTTTAAAGCGCCACTACTACTTATTCCTGTGCAGATCACCCGCGAGACCGCTAAAACAGGTTATCGCCTGTATATGTATGATGATGAGCCTCGCTTTAATTCAACTTTATTACAATTATTAAGACAGGATTTTGAACTAGATATTTCGGGTTTAAACCCTTTGCCGGCAGATGATTCTGGGATAGATGTTAACCAAGTCTTACATATTGTGCGTAAGGCTATTGTGAATATACCAGGATGGGAAGTTAAAGCTGAGGCTGCCATTGGTCAGTTCTCATTTTCAAAATATTTAATGTGGCTTGATTTGTCTACACGAATGGATCAACTTAAAAATCAATCTGTAGTAAATCATCTGATTGAATCACCACGAGAACCATTCATTAAACAGGATGATTTTCCGCAACCCGCTCAACTAGACCAACGATATCAACCTCAACAATTTTTTACACCGTTATCATCTGACTCGTCACAGTTAGCAGCAGTTATGTCCGCCGCATTAGGACGTACTTTTGTACTTTCTGGCCCTCCTGGGACAGGTAAGTCCCAGACCATTACAAATATGATTTCACAGTGTCTAGCAGATGGTAAATCTGTGTTGTTCGTTTCTGAAAAGATGGCAGCTTTAGAGGTTGTCTATCGTCGTTTGACACAGATTGGCTTGAGTGAGTTGTGCTTGCAGTTACATTCTTCCAAAGCGCAGAAAATGCAGGTTTTGGATCAACTGCGGGAAAGAGCACAGAAGAACAATGACCCATATTTTCTAAGTGCTCAGCTAAAGACAACAGAATGGCAAAAGTTGTCGGACAAATTAATCCAGTCTCGTGATGAACTGAATCAGCATGTAAATAATCTCCATACCGTACATGCGATCGGTTGGAGTCTGTATGCCGCAATGAGTGATGAACTTTGTTATCGGGATACACCACATCTACGTTTTCCTGAGATTGAAATTTCAACACTAACATCAGAAAAGCGTGAGTTGCTGAATAAGACGGTGACACAAGCAGTAAGCTTGCGTCAGCTAGTAAATGAAAATGCTAAAGACGTATTGGATGGATTTGCGGAGGGCTTGTCCGAACCTATCTGGAATCTGGCATGGCAGGAGCAATATCAACTATTACAGGACCAACTTGTAGGTCAGATACAACAATTACAAAAGTCTATTTCTGCTTGGCAACAGGTTTTTGGATTCAGTGAAAAGCAGAATCTGAGTCAGGTTAATCAGGATGTTGCGATTTTTAAAGCAATATCTAATCTGGTTCAGCAAACAGACTTAAAACTCTTAAATGCGATTAAAGATATCGATTTAAAAACCATTACCCAGACAAAACACTTAACGCAAGATCTTAAGCAACAGCGTTCTTCATTAGTAGGGAAATACCAATCTCAAATTTATCAAGCAGATTTAAGTCAAATTGGCTTTAAATGGCGTGAAGCAGAATCAAAAATGTTCCCATTTTCATGGTTTGCTAAATTCCAGCTGAGAAACTTAGTCAAAACTTATCAAGACTCAACTCAACGCCCAACAGCTTTGGCAGTTGCCCATGACTTACCAATCTTGCAGCATATCCAAAGCCAACAATTACAATTTACTGAATGTGAAAAACTGTTAGCGAGTAAGCTTGGTTCTTATTGGCAGGGTGAAGATAGCGCATGGCAAAGTTTTGAAGCTATTCACAATCAGTGGCAAGAAATTAAGCAGATAGTTGCGTTGTCAATTACTGATCAAGCAACTTTATTAAAAGCTGTAGAGTTTAGTAAAAATCATACTTTGGATGAGCTGACACAGAATATCGCTCAGGTGGAGAATACGTTTAGGCAATTGCTGAATGATCATGTCCTGAAGAGTGATACTGCGATTACCTCATATTCAGATATTGATTTTAATAAAATTATCGAAAGACAACAGCAGTTGCAGCAACACAGTTCATCTTGGAGACATTGGTTAAATTGGCAGGCTATAAAGAGCCAGTTGATTCAACATGGGTTAAAACCATTGGCATTTGAGCTTTTGAATGCCCCATTGAATGTGGATGATGCCCTAAAACGCCTGAATATTAATTTAGCGAGACACTGGATTACGCATCAATTTAGTCAGCATCCAGAGTTAAACCAATTTAACAGCCAACAACATGAACAGAAAATAATGTCCTTTGCCCAGCAGGATAAAGAACACCAACTTTCTGCAAGTCAGGAAATTATTCACCGTTGGAATAATATTTTTATAGAACAAAACCACTACAAAGGGCAATGGACTGTTCTTAACAAAGAGTTGGGTAAGAAACGCCGTCATATTCCTGTACGAGAGTTGATGCGTCAAATTCCTGATGTTTTAGTTGGCTTGAAACCATGTTTATTAATGAGTCCATTATCAGTTGCCCAATATCTGGACACAGAAGCAAAATTTGATGTAGTAATTTTTGATGAAGCATCACAGATTCCTGTATGGGATGCAATTGGTGCATTAGCGAGAGGTAAACAGTCAATCGTGGTGGGTGACAATAAACAAATGCCACCAACCAGTTTCTTCGGTAAAGGCGATTCTGAAGAAGAGGTTGATGAGGAGGTGACTGAAGATCTGGAGAGTATTTTGGATGAATGTCTTGCTGCTCAGTTACCAGAATTAGCTTTGAATTGGCATTACCGTAGTCGTTATGAAAGTCTCATTCAATTTAGTAATCAGAAATACTACAAAGGTGGTTTATTTACTTTCCCTGCACCTGTTGCTAAGGATACAGCTGTAAAACTACATGTGGTTGAGGGTGTATACGACAAAGGTGATACACGTACCAATAGTAATGAAGCAAAGGCAATTGTTGAATTTATTATTCAGCATTTACAGTCACAGTTAGGGCAAGAGAATCCTTTGACTTTAGGTGTGGTCACTTTCAATATGACTCAGCAGAAGTTGATTGAAGATTTGCTGGATAATGAATTGGCTAATCACCCTGAGTTAGAGACATTGAGTAAGTCAGGCATTGAACCTTTATTTGTTAAGAATTTAGAAAATGTGCAAGGAGATGAACGTGATATTATCGTTTTCTCAATTACTTACGCAGAAGACCGTGATGGTCGATTATCTATGAACTTTGGCGCGCTTAATCGTCAAGGTGGTCAGCGCCGTCTAAATGTAGCAATTACTCGCGCTCGTCAAGGATTACATGTTTTCTCTGCTTTGAGTCCTGAAGAAATTAATTTGGCACGCACTAATAGTGAGGGTGTAAGGGATTTAAAAGACTTCTTAGTTTTTGCTCGTAGTGGTCAGTTGCATTTAAATTATGCTGACCAAAGTAAACAGCAGGCTAAAAAAGAATTCCTACAGTACCTACAAACTAAGTTGCAAGAACAAGGCTGGAGTGTGGACCTTGGTATAGGTCAGGGAGATAGTTGTGTAGATATAGCAATTAAGGATAATTTGAATTCAGGTAGTTATCTTGCAGGTATTATAGTAGATGGTGAAAACTACGCTAAAGCAGCTACAGCAAGAGACCGTGATCAGCTCAGACCAACAGTATTAAATGGGTTAGGCTGGCAGGTATTATCAGTGTGGACAGTTGATTGGTGGCTGGATCCAGAGCAGAACTTAGCTAAATTGGTAAAAGAATTGGATGAGATCAAAATTAATCAACAGGTTGCTTAA
- a CDS encoding WYL domain-containing protein, which translates to MQEPPVTAADPAEPKGLSWGLESRLQFIDFRLRWERRINRMDLTEHFGISIPQASLDIAKYTELAPNNLIYDRSSKTYTAAPSFHPLYQRSSVQHYLAELLATKMGVIEPASSFIGSAPEADWAPSPWRTINEQTVEAVVRAIRQQEAIWVSYQSMTSLDESVRLLSPHALGNDGFRWHMRAFCHKRQRFSDFVLARILRIDGFEASQVDASQDSHWQTVLTLVLAPHPDLPAAKKRVLELDYGMEGGQVKLPCRQAFLYYTLRRLGLHTKEAPDPLAQQITLKNRDEIQPYIDALSAQS; encoded by the coding sequence ATGCAAGAGCCTCCTGTAACTGCCGCCGATCCCGCTGAGCCCAAAGGGCTAAGCTGGGGGTTAGAGAGCAGACTTCAATTCATCGATTTCCGTTTGCGCTGGGAGCGGCGCATCAATCGAATGGATCTCACCGAGCACTTCGGCATATCGATTCCCCAGGCCTCACTGGACATTGCCAAGTACACGGAGTTAGCGCCGAACAACCTGATTTATGACCGCAGTTCCAAGACTTACACGGCAGCACCGAGTTTTCACCCGCTTTACCAGCGAAGTTCGGTGCAACACTATCTAGCGGAGCTGCTGGCCACCAAGATGGGCGTCATCGAACCAGCGTCCAGCTTTATTGGCTCAGCGCCTGAGGCAGATTGGGCACCGTCCCCTTGGCGCACCATCAATGAACAAACCGTCGAAGCAGTGGTCCGGGCAATTCGGCAGCAGGAAGCCATTTGGGTGAGCTACCAGTCCATGACGTCCTTGGACGAATCGGTTCGTCTGCTGTCGCCGCACGCTCTGGGCAACGACGGTTTTCGCTGGCACATGCGCGCGTTTTGCCATAAGCGCCAGCGCTTCAGCGATTTCGTCCTCGCCCGAATCCTGCGCATCGATGGCTTCGAGGCGAGCCAAGTGGACGCCAGCCAGGATTCGCATTGGCAAACTGTATTGACGCTGGTGCTTGCACCGCATCCCGATTTACCCGCTGCCAAGAAACGAGTCCTGGAGTTGGACTATGGAATGGAGGGTGGACAGGTCAAACTTCCATGCCGCCAAGCGTTTCTGTACTACACACTGAGGCGTTTGGGCTTGCATACCAAGGAAGCACCCGACCCCCTCGCGCAGCAGATCACTTTGAAAAACCGCGATGAAATTCAACCCTATATTGATGCCTTGTCGGCCCAAAGCTAA